One window of the Pyrus communis chromosome 17, drPyrComm1.1, whole genome shotgun sequence genome contains the following:
- the LOC137722577 gene encoding non-specific lipid-transfer protein, with protein sequence MARSAVIKLALVVALCMAVSVAHAITCGQVSSNLAPCINYVRSGGAVPPACCNGIKTINGLANTTPDRQAACNCLKNLAGSVSGVNPGNAESLPGKCGVNVPYKISTSTNCATVK encoded by the exons ATGGCTAGGTCTGCAGTGATCAAGCTTGCTTTGGTGGTGGCCTTGTGCATGGCTGTCAGCGTTGCTCATGCCATAACATGTGGCCAGGTGAGCTCCAACCTTGCACCATGCATCAACTACGTGAGGAGTGGCGGAGCTGTCCCTCCAGCTTGCTGCAATGGAATCAAAACCATTAACGGCTTGGCCAATACCACCCCTGACCGCCAGGCTGCTTGCAATTGCCTGAAGAACCTTGCCGGCAGCGTCAGTGGTGTTAACCCTGGCAATGCCGAATCGCTTCCTGGAAAGTGTGGAGTCAACGTCCCCTACAAGATCAGCACCTCCACCAACTGCGCCAC CGTGAAGTAA
- the LOC137722118 gene encoding non-specific lipid-transfer protein 1-like yields the protein MANSLAFKLAFVALVCMVVGAPFSQATISSCSQVTQYVGPCIPYFKSGEAVPPACCQGIINLNGAAQTTPDRRTACTCLVNTATTTSGLKPNLVSGLPGVCGVRLPCPIGANTKCNRTFAP from the coding sequence ATGGCGAACTCTCTGGCCTTCAAGCTTGCCTTCGTGGCCCTCGTGTGCATGGTGGTGGGTGCACCATTCTCCCAAGCTACCATCTCATCATGCAGCCAGGTGACACAGTACGTGGGACCCTGCATTCCTTATTTTAAGAGTGGCGAGGCAGTGCCACCAGCATGTTGCCAAGGGATTATAAACCTGAACGGCGCCGCTCAGACCACACCTGACCGCCGAACCGCTTGCACTTGCTTGGTCAACACTGCTACAACAACCAGCGGACTCAAGCCTAATCTCGTCTCTGGACTCCCCGGTGTCTGTGGCGTCCGCCTTCCTTGTCCAATTGGGGCCAACACTAAATGCAACAGAACTTTTGCGCCATAG